The Celeribacter baekdonensis genomic interval TGCCCATGATCCGCCGCCCAAGGGCCACAGTGGTGTCGGCGCACAGGACGATTTCGTCCTCGGCCCGTGGCACCGCCATCGCTTTTTCTCGGGCCATGCGCGCGCAATAGGGGCGCGGCAATTCGGCAGGATGCGGGTCTTCGTTGATGTCGGGGGAACGCACGTCAAAGGGGACAAGTCCCAGCTGCGCCAGAAGCTCTTTCCGGCGCGGGCTGGCTGAACCGAGGATCAGTTTCATAGGGGACCCGTTGAACCCGCGTTTAACGGAAACGGTAATTGATCCGACCCTTGGTCAGATCGTAGGGGGTCATTTCGACCTGAACTTTGTCGCCTGCGAGAACGCGGATGCGGTTCTTGCGCATTTTGCCTGCCGTGTGAGCGATGATCGTATGGCCGTTTTCCAGCTCGACCAGGAATGTCGCGTTCGGCAGGAGTTCCTTAACGACACCGGGAAATTCGAGCATTTCTTCCTTGGCCATGTTCACTCCATAGTTGTTTCACCCGTCAGTATACGGGCGACGCAGTAAATGCGCCTTTAACAGCCGCTTTTCAAGGTGGATTTCGCGTTATTTCAGCACAAGGGGGGTACAATCCCACGTCAAAGCGATGGATTCGCTCTCCGGCCAGTGGTCTGGGACACTGACATGCGTGTCTTTGCGCCCGGCACCGAGTCGGAGCTCAAGCCCATCCAAAATGGCAAAGCCCGGCACATTGCGCGGACCATGGGCCAAAACGCCATCATCGGGGCACCAAGGTCGGGAGCACAAAACACCCGTGCCTGACCCAGATTGACGTCGATCACCTCGCATCGCGTGACCTCGCCAACGAGGGGCGCCATCGCAACCAAAACCTGCCCCTCAAGCGCCCGCGCGCGACAGCCGATCTCAACCCGTCTCGCCCCCTGTTCGGTGTCGGTACAGGACGGGACCAAAAGGATCTCCGCGCCTGCCTCGACATATCGGCGCGCCAAGAGCGGAAATTCACTGTCATAACAGATCAACACGGCGATTTTGCCAAAGCGCGTGTCGATCACCGGGCCGGGGCGGCCCGCAGCCATCTTGAGGGCGCGCTCATAGGGGGTGGGCATGTGTTTTTCGACGAAGACTTCGCCTTCGGGGGCGCAAAACAGCGCGCGGTTCACGACTGTGTTGCCGGAGTCAGCAAAGCCCGATCCGCCCAAAATTGTCGCTCCGGTCTCTGCGACCAGCGTCCTGATGCCGTCGCAATAGCGTGCAAAATGATCCGCGCCCCGGCGCATCCAATCCTGTGCATCCAATGACACACCGCCATAAAACGCCGCTTCCAATGCGGCATATTCGGGGAAGATCACCAATGTGTCACGATCGGCTTTGACCTCAGCTAAGGCTGCGCGGTAGCGGTCCAGCCAAAGGTCCGGTGCGTCATGCCAGACGGGAGTCCATGTTGCGGCGATCAATCTCATAGGGCTTTCCCCCAAAATTGCAGGCGCTTTTGCGTCGACTGCGCCTGATCCACATCCTTCCAGTTAAATTCCGCCACAACTCCGGGCAAAGGCGCATAGCCGCGTCCGCGCCAAAACGTGTCATGGCTGCGCGTATCTTTGGGGCGCAGCGGGTGATTATCTGGGCGGATCACTGAACAAAAAGCCGAAGTGGCATAGCCCAGATCGCGGGCATGGGATTCGCGGGCGTCAAAGAACCTGTGCCCCGCGCCTTGGCCACGGTAGCCGTCCAAAAGCACAGATTCGGCGCAATAGAACACCTGATCAAAGGACAGTTCACTGGTGGCAAAGGCCTTTGCGAAATCATCGGCGTGATCCAACAAGGGCGATCCGGTGGAGGCCCCGACCAAACGATCACCGTCGAACGCCGCGACTAAAACCGCGCGGGGATTGTCCACATAGCTGGCCAGATAGCTGCGCTCGTAGGCCAGCGATCCGTCATAAAGATAGGGCCAGTCGCGAAACACCGTGATCCGCAGCTGCGCCAAATCATCCAAAGCGGTCGTCACATCCGGCCCGCGCAGGGTGCGGTAGGTCAGGCTCATGACACTTGTGCGACCCAATCGGCGGCATTGTAATAGACGGAAATCCGGGCGATTTTCCCATCTTTCAGGCTGAAAAACGCGCCCGCAGGTAAGTCGTAGGCCTGCCCATGTGCCTCTGGATAGCCCTCCGCGGTCTTGAGATATGTGCCCAAAACCCGGAACTCTGCTGCGGCGCGCGTGCCGTCCTCAGAGGCAAACAGCACCATATCTACAAGGCGTTCGGAATAGGCGGTGTCCATCACGTCAAGAAATGCCGCAAAGGCCGCTTTGCCGGTCTCGGCCTCGCCTTGGTTGATGTGATGCACCACATCGTCGGTCAGGCAATCAAGCATCGCGGCGTGATCCTGCGCGGCAAAGGCGGCGTAATAACGGGTCAAAAGCGCAAGTGTGGCGTCTTGTGCAGCAGACATTTGAAGTCCTTTAAGATGATTGGGACGGACCAAACCGGGCCAGCATTCTGGCCGAGATTTGATCGCGAGCTTGGCGGTAGGCGTCGAGTTTGGCCTCACGGGTTTCACCGATTCCAGTGGGGTCCATGATCGGCCAATATTCGACGTCCAGATGATAAAATCTTGTAAGTTCAAGTGCTTGCCTCTGAGAGGCCGGAGACAGTGCGATCACAAGGTCATAGGAGGAAATGTCATCGCCCCAGTCTTTAAGGTCATCGAAAGACCGGGCCCGGTGGCGGTGCAGTTCGACCCCGATTTCATCACAGACCGCAACGGAAAACCCATCGACCTCAAGATCGGAATGCACGCCTGCCGATTGGACATAGATCAATCCG includes:
- the infA gene encoding translation initiation factor IF-1, whose translation is MAKEEMLEFPGVVKELLPNATFLVELENGHTIIAHTAGKMRKNRIRVLAGDKVQVEMTPYDLTKGRINYRFR
- a CDS encoding nitrilase-related carbon-nitrogen hydrolase, translated to MRLIAATWTPVWHDAPDLWLDRYRAALAEVKADRDTLVIFPEYAALEAAFYGGVSLDAQDWMRRGADHFARYCDGIRTLVAETGATILGGSGFADSGNTVVNRALFCAPEGEVFVEKHMPTPYERALKMAAGRPGPVIDTRFGKIAVLICYDSEFPLLARRYVEAGAEILLVPSCTDTEQGARRVEIGCRARALEGQVLVAMAPLVGEVTRCEVIDVNLGQARVFCAPDLGAPMMAFWPMVRAMCRALPFWMGLSSDSVPGAKTRMSVSQTTGRRANPSL
- a CDS encoding GNAT family N-acetyltransferase encodes the protein MSLTYRTLRGPDVTTALDDLAQLRITVFRDWPYLYDGSLAYERSYLASYVDNPRAVLVAAFDGDRLVGASTGSPLLDHADDFAKAFATSELSFDQVFYCAESVLLDGYRGQGAGHRFFDARESHARDLGYATSAFCSVIRPDNHPLRPKDTRSHDTFWRGRGYAPLPGVVAEFNWKDVDQAQSTQKRLQFWGKAL
- a CDS encoding ketosteroid isomerase-related protein, whose amino-acid sequence is MSAAQDATLALLTRYYAAFAAQDHAAMLDCLTDDVVHHINQGEAETGKAAFAAFLDVMDTAYSERLVDMVLFASEDGTRAAAEFRVLGTYLKTAEGYPEAHGQAYDLPAGAFFSLKDGKIARISVYYNAADWVAQVS
- a CDS encoding arsenate-mycothiol transferase ArsC — encoded protein: MATDLPHSVLFCCDHNAVRSPMAEGLMKKFYPGLIYVQSAGVHSDLEVDGFSVAVCDEIGVELHRHRARSFDDLKDWGDDISSYDLVIALSPASQRQALELTRFYHLDVEYWPIMDPTGIGETREAKLDAYRQARDQISARMLARFGPSQSS